In a genomic window of Scyliorhinus torazame isolate Kashiwa2021f chromosome 5, sScyTor2.1, whole genome shotgun sequence:
- the LOC140420100 gene encoding uncharacterized protein, with amino-acid sequence MEQPWKCGDCGKRFKYPSQLEAHRRRHTGERPFICPECGSGLSHLSSLQSHQRIHTGERPFTCLECGQGFTQSSNLLRHQRIHTGERPFTCPECGKGFSNSSDLHKHQRIHTGERPFTCPECGKGFSNSSDLYKHEQIHTGERPFTCSECGKGFSDSSKLLRHKRVHTGDRPFTCSVCGKGFGALPTLLTHQRVHTGDRPFTCSVCGKGFGALPTLLTHQRVHTGERPFTCSECEKAFTHSCSLQEHRRVHTGERLFSCSECGKGFTWSAHVLRHQCVHTGESPFTCSECGKGFTQLPHLQTHQRIHKSLQRLDSAVCAAVNHIQD; translated from the coding sequence ATGGagcaaccatggaaatgtggggactgtggcaagagattcaaatacccatcacaactggagGCTCATCGCCgccgtcacactggggagagaccgttcatctgccctGAGTGTGGAAGCGGTTTGAGTCATTTATCCTCCTTGCAatcccaccagcgaattcacactggggagaggccgttcacttgccttGAGTGTGggcagggatttactcagtcatccaacctattgagacatcagcgaattcacactggggagagaccattcacctgccctgagtgtgggaagggattcagtaattcatcagacctgcataaacaccagcgaattcacactggggagagaccattcacctgtcctgagtgtgggaagggattcagtaattcatcagacctgtataaacatgagcaaattcacactggggaaaggccatttacttgctctgaatgtgggaagggattcagtgattcatctaaaCTGCTgcgacacaagcgagttcacactggggataggccgttcacctgctccgtgtgtggtaaGGGATTCGGTGCTTTACCGACtctactgacacaccagcgagtacacactggggataggccgttcacctgctccgtgtgtggtaaGGGATTCGGTGCTTTACCGACtctactgacacaccagcgagtacacactggggagaggcctttcacctgttctgagtgtgagAAGGCTTTCACTCATTCATGCAGCTTGCAGGAACacaggcgagttcacactggggagaggctgttctcctgttctgagtgtgggaaaggattcacttggtCTGCACACGTGCTGAGACACCAgtgtgttcacaccggggagagcccattcacctgctctgagtgtggaaagggattcactcagttaccgcatctgcagacacatcaacgCATTCACAAGTCATTACaaaggttggattctgctgtttgtgctgctgttaatcacatccaggactga